The following coding sequences lie in one Peribacillus frigoritolerans genomic window:
- the recF gene encoding DNA replication/repair protein RecF (All proteins in this family for which functions are known are DNA-binding proteins that assist the filamentation of RecA onto DNA for the initiation of recombination or recombinational repair.) codes for MYIENISLKNYRNYTELNLTFENKVNVILGENAQGKTNVMESIFVLAMAKSHRTSNDKELIRWDEEYAKIEGRVRKRNTSIPLELTISKKGKKAKCNHIEQRKLSQYVGNMNVVMFAPEDLNLVKGSPLVRRRFIDMEIGQVSPVYLHDMSQYHKILQQRNHYLKLLQTRKQTDTTMLDVLTDQFIQYAAKIVERRYEFLLKLQQWAEPIHSGISRNLEVLKIQYKPSLDVSESMDLTKMIEVYTEKFDKIKTREIERGVTLVGPHRDDLVFFVNDRDVQTYGSQGQQRTTALSLKLAEIELIHEEIGEYPILLLDDVLSELDDFRQSHLLNTIQGKVQTFVTTPSVDGIDHQTLREASTFYVSQGSIKKVK; via the coding sequence GAAAATGCTCAAGGAAAAACAAACGTCATGGAATCTATTTTTGTTTTAGCAATGGCAAAATCTCATCGCACCTCAAATGATAAAGAACTTATTCGCTGGGATGAAGAGTATGCTAAAATAGAAGGAAGAGTTAGAAAGAGAAATACCTCAATACCACTTGAGCTGACCATTTCAAAAAAAGGGAAAAAGGCGAAGTGCAACCATATTGAACAAAGAAAGTTGAGTCAATATGTCGGAAATATGAATGTGGTCATGTTTGCGCCTGAGGACCTTAACCTTGTAAAGGGAAGTCCTCTAGTCAGACGCCGTTTTATAGATATGGAAATTGGCCAGGTTTCTCCCGTATACCTTCATGATATGAGCCAATATCATAAAATACTTCAACAAAGAAATCATTACTTAAAGCTTCTGCAGACCCGGAAACAAACGGATACGACGATGCTTGACGTGCTGACCGATCAATTTATTCAGTACGCAGCGAAAATTGTCGAAAGAAGATACGAGTTTCTTTTAAAGCTCCAGCAATGGGCAGAGCCGATTCATTCGGGGATCTCCAGAAATCTAGAAGTATTGAAAATCCAATATAAACCGTCGCTTGATGTATCAGAATCTATGGATTTGACGAAAATGATAGAAGTATACACAGAAAAATTTGATAAAATAAAAACAAGGGAAATTGAACGGGGTGTAACACTGGTAGGTCCTCATCGTGACGACCTGGTTTTTTTTGTGAATGACCGTGATGTCCAGACATACGGTTCACAAGGACAACAGCGTACGACAGCCCTGTCTTTGAAACTTGCCGAAATTGAGCTGATCCATGAAGAAATCGGCGAGTATCCCATTTTATTATTGGATGATGTGTTATCGGAACTTGACGATTTCCGTCAATCCCATTTACTGAATACAATACAAGGGAAAGTGCAAACATTCGTGACGACACCCTCCGTTGATGGAATCGATCATCAAACCCTAAGAGAAGCGTCCACCTTTTATGTTAGTCAAGGAAGTATAAAAAAGGTTAAATGA
- the gyrB gene encoding DNA topoisomerase (ATP-hydrolyzing) subunit B codes for MEQKEVQAQAYDENQIQVLEGLEAVRKRPGMYIGTTSAKGLHHLVWEIVDNSIDEALAGFCTEIKVTIEEDNSITVVDNGRGIPVGIHEKMGRPAVEVIMTVLHAGGKFGGGGYKVSGGLHGVGASVVNALSTVLEVYVHREGKIHYQQFNRGIPKEDLKIIGETDHTGTTVHFIPDGEIFTDTLEYDFDTLATRIRELAFLNKGLKLIIEDKREEEEKIRDYHYEGGIKSYVEHLNRSKEVLHEEPIFMEGEKDGISVELALQYNDSYISNVFSFANNIHTYEGGTHESGFKTALTRVINDYARKNGLLKEADANFSGEDVREGLTAIISIKHPDPQFEGQTKTKLGNSEVRTVTDSILSERLDAFLYENPAVARKIVDKGQMAARARLAAKKARELTRRKSALEVSNLPGKLADCSSKDPSISELYIVEGNSAGGSAKQGRDRHFQAILPLRGKILNVEKARLDRILHNEEIGTIITALGTGIGDEFNTEKARYHKIVIMTDADVDGAHIRTLMLTFFYRYMRKIIEYGYIYIAQPPLFKIQQGKKVDYAYNDRQLEEIMASLPSTPKPNLQRYKGLGEMNPEQLWETTMNPETRTLLQVSLKDAAEADETFEMLMGDKVEPRRNFIEENAIYVKNLDI; via the coding sequence ATGGAACAAAAAGAAGTACAAGCTCAGGCATACGATGAGAATCAGATACAGGTTTTAGAAGGCTTAGAAGCAGTTCGTAAACGTCCGGGGATGTATATCGGCACTACCTCTGCAAAAGGACTTCACCATCTTGTTTGGGAAATTGTCGATAATAGTATTGATGAGGCACTAGCTGGTTTCTGTACGGAAATCAAAGTGACGATCGAAGAAGACAATAGCATAACAGTAGTCGATAATGGTCGGGGAATCCCAGTGGGGATCCATGAAAAAATGGGACGCCCAGCTGTAGAAGTAATCATGACGGTCCTTCATGCGGGCGGTAAATTTGGCGGCGGAGGTTATAAGGTCTCCGGCGGTCTGCATGGTGTGGGGGCATCAGTAGTTAATGCCTTATCCACGGTATTGGAAGTTTACGTTCACCGTGAAGGTAAAATCCATTATCAGCAATTTAACCGCGGTATCCCAAAAGAAGATTTGAAAATCATCGGGGAAACCGATCATACCGGAACGACTGTACACTTCATTCCTGATGGTGAAATCTTCACGGATACCTTGGAATATGATTTCGATACATTAGCCACACGAATCCGTGAGCTTGCATTCCTGAATAAAGGCTTGAAGCTGATCATTGAAGATAAACGTGAAGAAGAAGAGAAAATCAGGGATTACCACTATGAGGGCGGTATCAAATCTTATGTTGAGCATTTGAACCGTTCTAAAGAGGTATTGCATGAGGAACCGATTTTCATGGAAGGCGAGAAAGATGGAATTTCCGTTGAATTGGCTTTGCAATATAATGACAGCTATATCAGTAATGTCTTTTCTTTTGCCAATAATATTCATACCTATGAAGGCGGTACACATGAATCAGGATTCAAGACTGCTTTGACCCGTGTCATCAATGATTATGCACGGAAAAATGGTCTTTTAAAAGAAGCGGATGCCAATTTCTCAGGTGAAGATGTCCGGGAAGGTTTAACGGCAATCATTTCGATTAAGCATCCTGACCCGCAATTTGAAGGTCAGACGAAAACCAAACTCGGAAACTCTGAGGTAAGAACGGTTACTGATTCCATTCTTTCGGAACGACTTGATGCCTTCTTATATGAAAACCCTGCCGTGGCCCGAAAAATTGTAGATAAAGGGCAAATGGCAGCGAGAGCCCGCCTGGCAGCGAAGAAAGCACGTGAATTGACTCGGAGGAAAAGTGCTTTGGAAGTATCCAATCTACCAGGTAAATTGGCAGATTGTTCTTCTAAGGACCCGAGTATCAGCGAATTATACATCGTTGAAGGAAACTCGGCGGGAGGTTCGGCAAAACAAGGGCGGGACCGTCATTTCCAAGCTATCTTGCCGCTAAGGGGCAAAATCCTTAATGTTGAAAAAGCGCGATTGGACAGAATCCTGCATAATGAAGAAATAGGTACGATCATCACAGCGCTTGGAACAGGCATTGGTGATGAATTCAATACCGAAAAAGCTAGATATCATAAAATTGTTATCATGACTGATGCGGATGTGGATGGTGCCCATATCAGAACGCTGATGTTGACATTCTTCTACCGGTATATGCGAAAAATCATCGAGTATGGATATATATATATTGCTCAGCCGCCACTTTTCAAGATTCAGCAAGGGAAAAAAGTGGATTATGCTTATAATGACCGCCAGCTTGAAGAAATCATGGCCAGTTTGCCAAGTACTCCCAAGCCTAACCTGCAGCGTTATAAAGGGCTGGGGGAAATGAATCCGGAGCAATTGTGGGAAACGACCATGAACCCTGAAACGAGAACGCTGCTTCAAGTCAGTTTGAAAGATGCTGCCGAGGCAGATGAAACTTTCGAGATGTTGATGGGCGACAAGGTCGAACCGCGACGTAACTTCATTGAAGAAAATGCAATTTATGTAAAAAATCTTGATATCTGA
- the remB gene encoding extracellular matrix regulator RemB has translation MYLHIGEDILVKTDDVIAILDKKLLQASPIMSEFLEKKSDVTYHLAKNSVKSIVVTEKQVYYSPLASSTLKKRSLQPSLLIDDIDIL, from the coding sequence ATGTATCTCCATATTGGTGAAGACATTCTTGTGAAAACGGACGATGTCATAGCCATTTTAGATAAGAAGCTGCTTCAGGCCTCTCCGATCATGAGTGAATTTTTGGAGAAAAAGTCTGATGTAACTTACCATTTAGCAAAAAACTCGGTTAAATCGATTGTAGTGACGGAAAAACAGGTATATTATTCACCGCTTGCGTCGTCCACTTTGAAAAAGCGTTCACTGCAGCCATCGCTCTTAATCGATGATATAGATATTCTTTGA